A genomic window from Anoplolepis gracilipes chromosome 6, ASM4749672v1, whole genome shotgun sequence includes:
- the LOC140666839 gene encoding LOW QUALITY PROTEIN: uncharacterized protein (The sequence of the model RefSeq protein was modified relative to this genomic sequence to represent the inferred CDS: inserted 2 bases in 1 codon), with product MDRIKVYIRDGKLIGIVEKSIYGSRYVAFRGIPYAKPPVGELRFKDPVPPEPWSGSRDASKYGNVAVQKNIFKFEIIGDEDCLYLNVFTTDIKSLEKRPVMVWIHGGGFTVGSGDSYFYGPDYIVQKDVVLVTLNYRLGVLGFLNLYDKVATGNQGLKDVIMALQWVQKNISEFGGDSKNVTIFGESAGAAIVHCLTLSPLSEDLFHKAISQSGNVICPWAFTEPESSSTNKGFLLAEKLGKVTEDPKVAYEFLKTIDAKKLIETQEKFLLIETERQKIKLSSTPTLDYESSNPVFPKNSFIHRSVKVPYLMGFTNCEGIFFVDNDFFDHISKETLSQVNADFELTIPSKVLATLPKIPITVSELRSLYFGDKTISEETLMNYVDFLGDLLFLRPIMQVADIQMNNDNSGKTYLYKFSYESETCFMRKIFNIKLPGVSHVEELSYLFYHDMIKELGLSVSVPGSEDYKMINRLTQMWTDFAKTGNPTPEITDLTPIKWTPLKHAGNVYDYLNIDIEPQMKTFRKGEQRWDWKNXQNLSYDFSIMAQVKVSIQDGKLSGITEKGICGDCYVAFRGIPYAKPPVGELRFKDPVPPEPWSDDRDASKYGNMPVQKIPLKNVIKGNEDCLYLNVYTTNTEPLEKRPVMVWIHGGGFSSGSGDSSFHGPDYIVQKDVVLVTLNYRLGVLGFLNLYDKVATGNQGLKDVIMALQWVQKNISEFGGDSKNVTIFGASAGGAIVHCLTLSPLSEGLFHKAISQSGTGTCPWAFAELGLYSKKKGFLLAEKLGKVTEDPKVAYEFLKTIDAEKLIETEQKFVSTEIEYRRFHLTSSLSLDYESSNPAFPDATLLHHPVKVPYLLGFTSREASYIISGKLFGNISKEALSQFDADFKLAIPNQVLNTLPITVSELRSLYFGDKIISEETLIDYADFLSDLIFLRGIMQVVNIQMSNDNSGETYLYQFSYENKTCFIRKILDIDLPGVSHAEDLCYLFYPDLIKLKEELSLSVPAFHSEAYKMMNRLTQMWTDFAKTGNPTPAITDVTPVKWTPLTRGGNVYDYLNIHTEPRMETFRKGEQRWEWENVTK from the exons ATGGAcagaataaaagtttatattcgTGATGGCAAGTTGATCGGTATCGTCGAGAAAAGTATTTATGGCAGTCGCTATGTTGCTTTCCGTGGAATACCATATGCGAAACCTCCGGTTGGCGAACTCAGATTTAAG GATCCTGTACCACCAGAACCATGGTCCGGCAGCAGAGATGCTTCAAAATACGGAAACGTCGCtgttcagaaaaatatttttaaatttgaaattataggCGACGAAGACTGTCTTTATTTAAACGTGTTTACTACAGATATTAAGTCTTTGGAAAAACGCCCTGTGATGGTATGGATACACGGGGGTGGCTTTACTGTCGGTTCTGGTGATTCGTATTTTTACGGTCCCGATTATATCGTCCAAAAGGACGTGGTGTTGGTTACTTTGAACTACAGATTAGGTGTTCTAG gtttTCTAAATCTCTATGATAAAGTGGCAACAGGCAATCAAGGTCTGAAGGACGTGATAATGGCATTACAATGGGtccagaaaaatatatcagagtTTGGAGGAGATTCAAAAAATGTTACCATCTTTGGCGAAAGTGCTGGTGCAGCCATCGTACATTGCTTGACTTTATCTCCATTAAGTGAAG ACTTATTTCATAAAGCTATATCGCAAAGTGGCAACGTTATATGTCCGTGGGCTTTTACCGAGCCCGAATCTAGCTCGACGAATAAAGGATTCCTGCTTGCTGAGAAACTCGGAAAAGTGACCGAAGATCCGAAAGTCGCTTACGAGTTTCTTAAAACGATCGACGCGAAAAAACTCATAGAAACTCAGGAAAAGTTTCTCTTGATAGAAACA GAGCGCCAAAAGATTAAGCTGTCGTCTACACCTACTTTGGATTACGAATCATCGAATCCGGTTTTCCCGAAAAATTCGTTTATACATCGCAGTGTTAAAGTGCCATATCTTATGGGTTTTACCAATTGCGaaggaatttttttcgtaGACAATGACTTTTTTGATC ATATAAGTAAGGAGACTCTTAGTCAAGTCAATGCTGACTTCGAACTGACAATACCATCTAAAGTTTTAGCTACATTACCAAAGATACCAATCACAGTGTCAGAATTACGATCGTTATATTTTGGTGACAAAACCATTTCAGAGGAAACATTGATGAATTACGTTGATTTTCTCGGCGATCTATTATTTTTGCGTCCTATTATGCAAGTAGCGGATATTCaaatgaataatgataattCTGGAAAGacgtatctatataaattctcGTACGAGAGCGAAACTTGTTtcatgagaaaaattttcaatattaagcTACCAG GTGTATCTCATGTCGAAGAActgtcttatttattttatcatgataTGATAAAAGAACTAGGTTTATCAGTATCCGTGCCTGGTTCAGAGGATTACAAGATGATAAATCGTCTAACACAAATGTGGACAGATTTTGCTAAAACAGG aaatcCAACACCCGAGATTACAGATTTGACTCCAATTAAATGGACACCGCTGAAGCACGCTGGAAATGTGTacgattatttaaacattgatATTGAACCTCAGATGAAAACTTTTCGCAAAGGGGAGCAGCGATGGGACTGGaagaa acaaaatttaagctatgatt TTTCAATCATGGCCCAAGTAAAAGTTTCTATACAGGATGGTAAGTTGAGCGGTATCACCGAGAAAGGTATTTGCGGTGATTGTTATGTTGCTTTCCGTGGAATACCGTATGCAAAACCTCCGGTCGGCGAACTCAGATTTAAg GATCCTGTACCGCCAGAACCATGGTCCGACGACAGAGATGCTTCAAAATATGGAAACATGCCTGTTCAGAAAATtcctttaaaaaatgtaattaaaggTAATGAAGACTGTCTTTATTTAAACGTGTATACTACAAACACTGAGCCTTTGGAAAAACGTCCTGTCATGGTATGGATACACGGGGGTGGCTTTTCTTCTGGTTCTGGTGATTCGTCTTTTCACGGTCCCGATTATATCGTTCAAAAGGACGTGGTGTTGGTTACTTTGAACTACAGATTAGGTGTTCTAG GTTTTCTGAATCTGTACGATAAAGTGGCAACAGGGAATCAAGGCTTGAAGGACGTGATAATGGCACTACAATGGgtccaaaaaaatatatcagagtTTGGAGGAGATTCAAAAAATGTTACCATCTTTGGCGCAAGTGCCGGTGGAGCCATCGTACATTGCTTGACTTTATCTCCATTAAGTGAAG GCTTATTTCATAAAGCGATATCACAAAGTGGGACCGGAACTTGTCCGTGGGCTTTTGCCGAACTGGgactttattcgaaaaaaaaaggtttccTGCTCGCCGAGAAACTGGGAAAAGTGACCGAAGATCCAAAGGTCGCCTACGAGTTTCTCAAAACGATCGACGCGGAGAAACTCATAGAGACTGAACAGAAGTTTGTTTCGACAGAAATA GAGTACCGAAGATTTCATCTGACGTCTTCACTTAGTTTAGATTACGAATCATCGAACCCAGCTTTTCCCGATGCGACGTTACTACATCACCCTGTTAAAGTGCCATATCTTTTGGGTTTTACTAGTCGCGAGGCATCTTATATCATAAGTGGTAAACTTTTCGGAA ACATAAGTAAGGAGGCTCTCAGCCAATTCGATGCTGACTTCAAACTGGCAATACCAAACCAGGTTTTAAATACATTACCAATTACTGTGTCAGAATTACGATCTTTATATTTTGGTGACAAAATCATTTCAGAGGAAACATTGATTGATTACGCTGATTTCCTTTCTGATTTAATCTTTTTGCGTGGTATCATGCAAGTAGTGAATATTCAGATGAGTAATGATAATTCTGGAGAAACATATCTCTATCAATTCTCatacgaaaataaaacttgcttcataagaaaaattctcgATATTGATCTCCCAG GCGTGTCTCATGCCGAAGATTTGTGTTACTTGTTTTATCCtgatttgataaaattgaaagaagaaTTAAGTTTGTCAGTACCCGCGTTTCATTCGGAGGCTTACAAGATGATGAATCGTTTAACACAAATGTGGACAGATTTTGCTAAAACGGG GAATCCAACACCCGCGATTACAGATGTGACTCCGGTAAAGTGGACACCGTTGACGCGCGGCGGAAATGTAtacgattatttaaatattcatactGAACCTAGGATGGAAACTTTCCGTAAAGGAGAGCAACGCTGGGAATGGGAAAACGTGACAAAATAA